TCCTTGCCGAAGGTGAGCTCTTCGGCAACGCGGCCGCCCATCATGATGCAGAGGCGTGAGACCATCCACTTGTAGCTCATCGAGTAGCGGTCGCCCTCGGGAAGCTGCATGACCATGCCGAGCGCACGGCCGCGCGGAATGATCGTCGCCTTGTGCAGCGGATCGGCGACGGCGACATTGAGCGCGGTCATCGCGTGTCCGGCCTCATGGTAAGCGGTGAGCTTCTTTTCCGCCTCGGTCATCGCCGAGGAACGGCGCTCGGCGCCCATCATGATCTTGTCCTTGGCGTCCTCGAATTCCTGCATGGTGACGACGCGCTTGTTGCGGCGGGCTGCCATGAGGGCGGCCTCGTTGACGAGGTTCATCAGGTCGGCGCCGGAGAAACCGGGCGTACCGCGGGCGAGGATCTTGAGATCGACATTCGGCGCCAGCGGAACGTTGCGGGCATGCACCTTGAGAATGCGCTCGCGGCCGACGATGTCGGGGTTCGGCACCACGACCTGACGGTCGAAACGGCCGGGACGCAACAGCGCCGGATCGAGAACGTCAGGACGGTTGGTGGCGGCGATCAGGATCACGCCTTCATTCGCCTCGAAGCCGTCCATTTCGACCAGCAGCTGGTTCAGCGTCTGCTCGCGTTCGTCATTGCCGCCGCCGAGACCGGCGCCGCGATGGCGGCCGACGGCATCGATTTCGTCGATGAAGATGATGCAAGGCGCGTTCTTCTTCGCCTGCTCGAACATATCGCGCACACGGCTTGCACCGACGCCGACGAACATTTCGACGAAGTCGGAACCTGAAATGGTGAAGAAGGGCACATTGGCTTCGCCGGCAACCGAGCGGGCGAGCAGCGTCTTGCCGGTGCCCGGAGGGCCGACGAGCAGCACGCCGCGCGGGATCTTGCCGCCGAGACGCTGGAACTTCTGCGGATCACGCAGGAATTCGACGATTTCCTCGAGATCCTGCTTGGCCTCGTCGACACCGGCAACGTCTTCGAAAGTCACGCGGCCATGCGCTTCGGTGAGCAGCTTGGCCTTGGACTTGCCGAAGCCCATCGCCCCGCGTGAGCCGCCCTGCATCTGCCGCATGAAGAACAGCCAGACGCCGAGAATCAGAAGCATCGGCAAAAGCGTGCCGAGATAGCTGAGGAAACCCGAAGAGCCGTCCGTTTCAGGACGGGCGGAAACCAGGACATTCTTCGATTGCAGGCGATCGAGCAGACTGTCGTCGATCACAGGCGAATAGGTCTGGAAAGTGGTGCCATTTTCAACATAGCTTCCTGAGAGACGGTTGCCCGTGACCACGACATCCTTCACGCGGCCCGCATCGACCTCACGCAGAAACTGCGAATAAGGGATTTCGCGGGAGCCCGTCTGCGCCGGCGCCGTCTGAAACATACTGAAAAGGGCGATCAGCAGAAGCGCTATGATCGCCCACAAGGCGAAATTACGTAAGTTAGGGTTCATTGAACTCCCCAGCATGGAACAGCCGCCTCATGGCGACCGTCTTATTCGTATCTAACATAGGGTTGCGCCGTGCGATTGCCAAGGCGACACCCCAGGTCAGATGGTTTTTCCGTCAATACTTCTTAAAGGCAGCCTCGCATAGGGCGCCGTCGCGAAAACCGCCGAAAGCCTGTTGGCAAAGATGAAGTCAAATCGTGTCAAAAAGCGGTCGAAGGGTGCGAAATAGGGTGTTAGTTCGACCATCCGGGCGGATTCCTCAGATAAAAGGTTTCCTTCGGCGGATAAAACCGGCGCCGCAGCGATGGCGCGCTTCAGTGCACCCTTGGGAAGGTCCCTGCCCAACCCTCCCTCATTCCTGTGCTCGTCACAGGAATCCAGCGCGCCCAAGTCCTTGGGCGCGGGAGACTCTTCACGCATTGTTGAGTCATTCACCGCGCCGACGCGCGGTGGCTGGATTCCTGTGACGAGCAGAGGAATGAGGGAGGCTCCGGCCTGGGCTTCCACCCCTATAGTCGTTCCAGACCTATTTACGGCCTCGAACCTGCCATCCCAAACCCCAGCCTCTCCCGGCCGCAGAACCAGGGGCAATATCCCCCGGCTCTCGCGCGCCAGATAAAGCCCGTCGCGCCTGATATCGAACACCACCCTGCCGGCAGTCATTCGTCCAAGCCTGCTGCCGGTGGCAAATGTGAGAACCCGCTCCATATGCCCCCTCCCCGGCGCAAACGGCTGTCCACCGAAAACGGCTGTCAGACGGGCGAGCACATAGTCGAGGACTGCGCGATCCTGCCGCAACCCGTCAGGCATCACCTGCCCGAGCAGGCCGCCGTGAAGCCGGAAATGACGATCCAGCCATTCGGCTCCTCTGGACGACAGTGCCAGGCGCTCCTCCCAGGCTGCGCTGATATCCTTCTCCATGCCTGCATCGGCCGAAAGCTGCCGGCGCATCCGCACACGCTCGTACTTCATATCCTCGTTGCTGGGATCGTCGATCCACGGCACACCCCGCTCGTTCAGGAAAGCGCGGATATCCGCCCGGGTGGAGAAAAGAAGCGGCCGTAAAATCCAGAAACGCCGGTCGAAGAGCAGCGCATCTGCAATACCGGTCGAAACCTGCTCCGTTCGCATCCCACGCATCTGCAGTGTTTCGCGCTGATCGTCGAACGTATGGCCAGTGACGATGAGATCGGCCTCGAAACTTTCGGCGGCGGTCGCAAGCAAGCCATAACGTGCCTCGCGGGCCGCAACCATGATACCGGTTTTCGGCTTGTCGCCCTGCCAGATCATGATGATGTGGGGAATGCCGAGCGATGCGCAGAGGGCAGCGACGTCACGCGCCTCGTCTGCGGAGCCGGCGCGCAACGCATGATCGACGGTTGCAGCGTAAAGGGAAATCTTGAGAT
This Rhizobium brockwellii DNA region includes the following protein-coding sequences:
- the ftsH gene encoding ATP-dependent zinc metalloprotease FtsH, with amino-acid sequence MNPNLRNFALWAIIALLLIALFSMFQTAPAQTGSREIPYSQFLREVDAGRVKDVVVTGNRLSGSYVENGTTFQTYSPVIDDSLLDRLQSKNVLVSARPETDGSSGFLSYLGTLLPMLLILGVWLFFMRQMQGGSRGAMGFGKSKAKLLTEAHGRVTFEDVAGVDEAKQDLEEIVEFLRDPQKFQRLGGKIPRGVLLVGPPGTGKTLLARSVAGEANVPFFTISGSDFVEMFVGVGASRVRDMFEQAKKNAPCIIFIDEIDAVGRHRGAGLGGGNDEREQTLNQLLVEMDGFEANEGVILIAATNRPDVLDPALLRPGRFDRQVVVPNPDIVGRERILKVHARNVPLAPNVDLKILARGTPGFSGADLMNLVNEAALMAARRNKRVVTMQEFEDAKDKIMMGAERRSSAMTEAEKKLTAYHEAGHAMTALNVAVADPLHKATIIPRGRALGMVMQLPEGDRYSMSYKWMVSRLCIMMGGRVAEELTFGKENITSGASSDIEQATKLARAMVTQWGFSDQLGQVAYGENQQEVFLGHSVSQSKNVSEATAQKIDNEVRRLIDEAYTQARTILTEKHDEFVVLAEGLLEYETLTGEEIKALIRGEKPSRDLGDDSPPSRGSAVPKAGARPATKGDEPEGGLEPQPH
- the tilS gene encoding tRNA lysidine(34) synthetase TilS; translation: MSPEAASPQLAILQFLTSLQSPARILVAISGGSDSTGLLLLLDEAVKAAPHLKISLYAATVDHALRAGSADEARDVAALCASLGIPHIIMIWQGDKPKTGIMVAAREARYGLLATAAESFEADLIVTGHTFDDQRETLQMRGMRTEQVSTGIADALLFDRRFWILRPLLFSTRADIRAFLNERGVPWIDDPSNEDMKYERVRMRRQLSADAGMEKDISAAWEERLALSSRGAEWLDRHFRLHGGLLGQVMPDGLRQDRAVLDYVLARLTAVFGGQPFAPGRGHMERVLTFATGSRLGRMTAGRVVFDIRRDGLYLARESRGILPLVLRPGEAGVWDGRFEAVNRSGTTIGVEAQAGASLIPLLVTGIQPPRVGAVNDSTMREESPAPKDLGALDSCDEHRNEGGLGRDLPKGALKRAIAAAPVLSAEGNLLSEESARMVELTPYFAPFDRFLTRFDFIFANRLSAVFATAPYARLPLRSIDGKTI